One genomic window of Conger conger chromosome 9, fConCon1.1, whole genome shotgun sequence includes the following:
- the LOC133136551 gene encoding band 4.1-like protein 3 isoform X11, with amino-acid sequence MTTESGAESEPKQDQQQQEANAAPPDQAPPPQPAPPAQTAPPPQVTQQFDGEQFPAAAGHSTPARKDQNGEREPEGKQDYQQFEDDKVSHRSSSSRLSKSPLKTTKKVKNMQCKVTLLDGSDYTCVVEKRAKGQVLFGKVCEQLNLLERDYFGITFRDVDNQKNWVDPAKEMKKQIRSGTWNFAFNVKFYPPDPAQLSEDITRYFLCLQLRDDVVSGRLPCSFATHTVLGSYTVQSELGDHDPEELGTDYVSEFRFAPNQTKELEEKVMDLHKNYKGMTPADAEMHFLENAKKLSMYGVDLHHAKDSEGVEIMLGVCASGLLIYRDRLRINRFAWPKVLKISYKRNNFYIKIRPGEFEQFESTIGFKLPNHRAAKRLWKVCVEHHTFFRLVSPEAPPKKFLTLGSKFRYSGRTQAQTRRASSQIVRPAPYFERSSSKRYTMSRSLDGAPVTENHDILMKDSVSASEMGTAQYGPAKAIATGDLITSVTPEKKAEEEKAEKEEEAKETAPEPEPTPPTPVPHEAKSDQEDESEIKTQGTATPEMLVKHQTNISELKRSFLETGVDASGLTEWEKRLSTSPVRSTRLDDAPMIEPLMPEEAALTLTKEGAEPLPDEVLEVTTTTTKDSDGWVIINKVPTKVAEKTNVVSYRVVSMTTAVSEGVGEASQRVLDQLKSREEELRQKSYTLGLTRDPSGKTITAKSPAREVPVKSPAREVPAKSPAREVLVKSPAREVPAKSPAREVPVKSPAREVPAKSPAKDVPAKSPAKDVPAKSPAKEVIMTSPTKEVPTRSSTREVPVKSPAGEVPVKSPAKYVIMMSPHKSPAGEVPAKSPTREAPAKSPAREAPAKSPTREAPAKSPAREAPAKSPAREAPAKSPAREAPAKSPAKDVTVTSPAKDSGHPIQSPEEFPADQPVLTTKVISARFKFLEPSSPSKEGVTVTAKEAESRPPSVSDAPKGSVRTVVTISSSGEIAEMGRPGLSFLQRPPSQEDQATSPAKAEEGIKLSVATAHYVTKTSPTSRAVPKPSFEEMSPQLTALLESARAQSTRMGTMATSTAHSHIIYETSERMEDTVQQEKDQPMGVLQGLKESPLVKTETVSFSSGRQEETEEVTTKDVPVIHTETKTITYESSQGDNSNDTDPGILMSAQTITSETSSTTTTTHITKTVKGGISETRIEKRIVITGDSDIDHDQALAQAIKEAKEQHPDMSVTKVVVHKETEITPEVEEGQE; translated from the exons ATGACGACTGAATCAGGGGCCGAGTCGGAGCCCAAGCAggaccagcagcagcaggaggctAACGCCGCGCCGCCAgaccaggccccgccccctcagccCGCCCCGCCCGCTCAGACCGCCCCGCCCCCGCAGGTCACCCAGCAGTTCGACGGGGAGCAGTTTCCCGCCGCCGCCGGTCACAGCACCCCGGCCAGGAAGGACCAG AACGGAGAAAGGGAGCCAGAGGGCAAGCAGGACTACCAGCAGTTTGAGGACGACAAGGTGTCCCACAGGTCATCCTCCAGCAGGCTGTCCAAGTCTCCTCTGAAGACCACCAAGAAGGTGAAGAACATGCAGTGCAAGGTGACGCTCCTGGATGGCTCGGACTACACCTGCGTGGTGGAG aagcgggccaaggGCCAGGTGCTCTTCGGCAAAGTGTGCGAGCAGCTCAACCTTCTGGAAAGGGACTACTTTGGCATCACATTCCGAGACGTGGACAACCAAAAG AATTGGGTGGACCCTGCTAAAGAGATGAAGAAGCAGATCAGAA GTGGAACATGGAATTTTGCGTTCAATGTGAAGTTTTACCCCCCAGACCCCGCCCAGCTGTCAGAGGACATTACGAG GTACTTCCTGTGCCTGCAGCTGAGAGATGACGTGGTTTCGGGTCGCTTGCCGTGCTCGTTCGCCACGCACACCGTCCTGGGCTCCTACACCGTCCAGTCTGAGCTGGGAGACCACGACCCAGAGGAGCTCGGCACCGACTACGTCAGCGAGTTCCGCTTCGCCCCCAACCAGAccaaggagctggaggagaaagTCATGGACCTCCATAAAAACTACAA aGGCATGACGCCGGCTGATGCCGAGATGCACTTCTTAGAGAACGCCAAGAAGCTGTCGATGTATGGAGTGGACCTCCACCACGCCAAG GACTCGGAGGGCGTGGAGATCATGCTCGGAGTGTGCGCCAGCGGACTGCTCATCTACCGCGACAGGCTACGCATCAACCGCTTCGCCTGGCCCAAAGTGCTCAAGATCTCCTACAAACGGAACAACTTCTACATCAAGATCCGCCCGGGGGAG TTCGAGCAGTTTGAAAGCACCATCGGATTCAAACTCCCGAACCACCGCGCCGCCAAGAGACTGTGGAAGGTCTGCGTGGAGCACCACACCTTCTTCAG GTTGGTGTCTCCAGAAGCCCCTCCTAAGAAGTTCCTGACGCTGGGGTCTAAGTTCCGCTACAGTGGGCGCACCCAGGCCCAGACGCGCCGGGCCAGCTCCCAGATCGTGCGGCCCGCTCCGTACTTCGAGCGCTCGTCCAGCAAGCGCTACACCATGTCCCGCAGCCTGGACGGGG CCCCTGTGACTGAAAACCACGATATACTCATGAAGGATTCCGTGTCCGCTTCAGAGATGGGCACCGCCCAGTATGGGCCGGCCAAGGCCATCGCCACAGGAGACCTCATCACCTCGGTGACGCCCGAGAAGAAGGCCGAGGAGGAGAAGGccgagaaggaggaggaggccaaGGAGACCGCCCCCGAACCTGAGCCCACTCCACCCACTCCTGTCCCACACGAGGCCAAG TCGGACCAAGAGGATGAGTCAGAGATAAAGACACAG GGAACGGCAACTCCCGAGATGCTGGTGAAGCACCAGACCAATATAAGCGAGCTGAAGCGGTCGTTTTTGGAGACGGGGGTGGACGCCAGCGGGCTGACGGAGTGGGAGAAGCGCCTCTCCACCTCCCCCGTGCGCTCCACCAGGCTGGATGACGCCCCCATGATCGAGCCCCTCATGCCAGAGGAAGCTGCTCTGACGCTG ACCAAAGAGGGAGCAGAACCACTGCCTGATGAAGTCCTGGAGGTGACGACTACAACCACTAAG GATTCGGATGGGTGGGTTATTATAAACAAAGTCCCCACTAAGGTGGCAGAAAAGACAAACGTTGTCAGCTATAGAGTGGTGTCCATGACCACCGCTGTGTCCGAGGGCGTGGGCGAGGCCAGCCAACGCGTTCTTGACCAGCTGAAATCCAGAGAGGAAGAGCTGCGGCAGAAAAGCTACACCTTAGGGCTGACCCGTGACCCCTCTGGGAAGACCATCACTGCAAAGTCACCCGCTAGAGAGGTCCCTGTGAAGTCTCCCGCTAGAGAGGTCCCAGCAAAGTCTCCCGCTAGAGAGGTCCTGGTTAAGTCTCCCGCTAGAGAGGTCCCAGCAAAGTCTCCCGCTAGAGAGGTCCCTGTGAAGTCTCCCGCTAGAGAGGTCCCAGCAAAGTCTCCCGCCAAAGACGTCCCAGCAAAGTCTCCCGCCAAAGACGTCCCAGCAAAGTCTCCCGCCAAAGAGGTCATCATGACCTCTCCCACCAAAGAGGTCCCCACAAGGTCTTCCACTAGAGAGGTCCCCGTGAAGTCTCCTGCTGGAGAGGTGCCCGTGAAGTCTCCCGCCAAATATGTCATCATGATGTCTCCCCACAAGTCTCCAGCTGGAGAGGTCCCTGCAAAGTCCCCCACTAGAGAGGCCCCAGCAAAGTCTCCCGCTAGAGAGGCCCCAGCAAAGTCTCCCACTAGAGAGGCCCCAGCAAAGTCTCCCGCTAGAGAGGCCCCAGCAAAGTCTCCCGCTAGAGAGGCCCCAGCAAAGTCTCCCGCTAGAGAGGCCCCAGCAAAGTCTCCCGCCAAAGATGTCACAGTGACATCTCCCGCCAAAGACAGCGGACACCCCATCCAATCTCCCGAGGAGTTTCCGGCAGACCAGCCTGTGCTGACAACAAAGGTAATCTCTGCAAGGTTCAAGTTCCTTGAGCCCTCATCTCCAAGCAAGGAAGGGGTGACTGTCACTGCAAAAGAGGCAGAGTCTcgccctccctccgtctctgaTGCCCCGAAAGGCTCTGTGAGGACCGTGGTGACCATCAGCTCCAGCGGGGAGATAGCAGAGATGGGTCGACCTGGACTGAGCTTCCTGCAGAGGCCCCCGAGCCAGGAAGACCAGGCCACCAGCCCGGCCAAAGCTGAAGAGGGCATTAAGCTGAGCGTCGCCACAGCTCACTATGTGACCAAAACCTCTCCCACGTCCAGAGCGGTG CCTAAGCCTTCCTTCGAGGAGATGTCTCCCCAGCTTACTGCTCTGCTGGAGTCGGCCAGAGCGCAGTCCACCAGAATGGGAACCATGGCCACCTCCACGGCCCATAGTCACATTATATATGAG ACGTCTGAGAGGATGGAGGACACTGTACAGCAGGAGAAGGATCAGCCTATGGGTGTGCTGCAGGGGCTGAAGGAG TCTCCGCTGGTGAAGACCGAGACGGTGAGTTTCAGTAGTGGGAGGCaggaggagacggaggaggTCACCACCAAGGACGTGCCGGTGATCCACACGGAAACCAAAACCATCACGTACGAATCCTCACAG ggGGACAACAGTAACGACACTGACCCTGGGATCCTGATGAGTGCCCAGACTATCACCTCGGAAACCAGCAGCACTACCACCACCACGCACATCACCAAG ACTGTGAAAGGAGGCATCTCGGAAACACGGATCGAGAAGAGAATCGTCATCACTGGCGACTCGGACATCGATCACGACCAG GCGCTGGCTCAGGCCATTAAAGAAGCCAAAGAGCAGCACCCTGACATGTCAGTGACCAAAGTAGTGGTACACAAAGAGACAGAGATCACGCCCGAGGTcgaggaggggcaggagtga
- the LOC133136551 gene encoding band 4.1-like protein 3 isoform X8: MTTESGAESEPKQDQQQQEANAAPPDQAPPPQPAPPAQTAPPPQVTQQFDGEQFPAAAGHSTPARKDQNGEREPEGKQDYQQFEDDKVSHRSSSSRLSKSPLKTTKKVKNMQCKVTLLDGSDYTCVVEKRAKGQVLFGKVCEQLNLLERDYFGITFRDVDNQKNWVDPAKEMKKQIRSGTWNFAFNVKFYPPDPAQLSEDITRYFLCLQLRDDVVSGRLPCSFATHTVLGSYTVQSELGDHDPEELGTDYVSEFRFAPNQTKELEEKVMDLHKNYKGMTPADAEMHFLENAKKLSMYGVDLHHAKDSEGVEIMLGVCASGLLIYRDRLRINRFAWPKVLKISYKRNNFYIKIRPGEFEQFESTIGFKLPNHRAAKRLWKVCVEHHTFFRLVSPEAPPKKFLTLGSKFRYSGRTQAQTRRASSQIVRPAPYFERSSSKRYTMSRSLDGAPVTENHDILMKDSVSASEMGTAQYGPAKAIATGDLITSVTPEKKAEEEKAEKEEEAKETAPEPEPTPPTPVPHEAKSDQEDESEIKTQNSFIRRVKGENVFVKHSNLMLEGTATPEMLVKHQTNISELKRSFLETGVDASGLTEWEKRLSTSPVRSTRLDDAPMIEPLMPEEAALTLTKEGAEPLPDEVLEVTTTTTKDSDGWVIINKVPTKVAEKTNVVSYRVVSMTTAVSEGVGEASQRVLDQLKSREEELRQKSYTLGLTRDPSGKTITAKSPAREVPVKSPAREVPAKSPAREVLVKSPAREVPAKSPAREVPVKSPAREVPAKSPAKDVPAKSPAKDVPAKSPAKEVIMTSPTKEVPTRSSTREVPVKSPAGEVPVKSPAKYVIMMSPHKSPAGEVPAKSPTREAPAKSPAREAPAKSPTREAPAKSPAREAPAKSPAREAPAKSPAREAPAKSPAKDVTVTSPAKDSGHPIQSPEEFPADQPVLTTKVISARFKFLEPSSPSKEGVTVTAKEAESRPPSVSDAPKGSVRTVVTISSSGEIAEMGRPGLSFLQRPPSQEDQATSPAKAEEGIKLSVATAHYVTKTSPTSRAVPKPSFEEMSPQLTALLESARAQSTRMGTMATSTAHSHIIYETSERMEDTVQQEKDQPMGVLQGLKESPLVKTETVSFSSGRQEETEEVTTKDVPVIHTETKTITYESSQGDNSNDTDPGILMSAQTITSETSSTTTTTHITKTVKGGISETRIEKRIVITGDSDIDHDQALAQAIKEAKEQHPDMSVTKVVVHKETEITPEVEEGQE, encoded by the exons ATGACGACTGAATCAGGGGCCGAGTCGGAGCCCAAGCAggaccagcagcagcaggaggctAACGCCGCGCCGCCAgaccaggccccgccccctcagccCGCCCCGCCCGCTCAGACCGCCCCGCCCCCGCAGGTCACCCAGCAGTTCGACGGGGAGCAGTTTCCCGCCGCCGCCGGTCACAGCACCCCGGCCAGGAAGGACCAG AACGGAGAAAGGGAGCCAGAGGGCAAGCAGGACTACCAGCAGTTTGAGGACGACAAGGTGTCCCACAGGTCATCCTCCAGCAGGCTGTCCAAGTCTCCTCTGAAGACCACCAAGAAGGTGAAGAACATGCAGTGCAAGGTGACGCTCCTGGATGGCTCGGACTACACCTGCGTGGTGGAG aagcgggccaaggGCCAGGTGCTCTTCGGCAAAGTGTGCGAGCAGCTCAACCTTCTGGAAAGGGACTACTTTGGCATCACATTCCGAGACGTGGACAACCAAAAG AATTGGGTGGACCCTGCTAAAGAGATGAAGAAGCAGATCAGAA GTGGAACATGGAATTTTGCGTTCAATGTGAAGTTTTACCCCCCAGACCCCGCCCAGCTGTCAGAGGACATTACGAG GTACTTCCTGTGCCTGCAGCTGAGAGATGACGTGGTTTCGGGTCGCTTGCCGTGCTCGTTCGCCACGCACACCGTCCTGGGCTCCTACACCGTCCAGTCTGAGCTGGGAGACCACGACCCAGAGGAGCTCGGCACCGACTACGTCAGCGAGTTCCGCTTCGCCCCCAACCAGAccaaggagctggaggagaaagTCATGGACCTCCATAAAAACTACAA aGGCATGACGCCGGCTGATGCCGAGATGCACTTCTTAGAGAACGCCAAGAAGCTGTCGATGTATGGAGTGGACCTCCACCACGCCAAG GACTCGGAGGGCGTGGAGATCATGCTCGGAGTGTGCGCCAGCGGACTGCTCATCTACCGCGACAGGCTACGCATCAACCGCTTCGCCTGGCCCAAAGTGCTCAAGATCTCCTACAAACGGAACAACTTCTACATCAAGATCCGCCCGGGGGAG TTCGAGCAGTTTGAAAGCACCATCGGATTCAAACTCCCGAACCACCGCGCCGCCAAGAGACTGTGGAAGGTCTGCGTGGAGCACCACACCTTCTTCAG GTTGGTGTCTCCAGAAGCCCCTCCTAAGAAGTTCCTGACGCTGGGGTCTAAGTTCCGCTACAGTGGGCGCACCCAGGCCCAGACGCGCCGGGCCAGCTCCCAGATCGTGCGGCCCGCTCCGTACTTCGAGCGCTCGTCCAGCAAGCGCTACACCATGTCCCGCAGCCTGGACGGGG CCCCTGTGACTGAAAACCACGATATACTCATGAAGGATTCCGTGTCCGCTTCAGAGATGGGCACCGCCCAGTATGGGCCGGCCAAGGCCATCGCCACAGGAGACCTCATCACCTCGGTGACGCCCGAGAAGAAGGCCGAGGAGGAGAAGGccgagaaggaggaggaggccaaGGAGACCGCCCCCGAACCTGAGCCCACTCCACCCACTCCTGTCCCACACGAGGCCAAG TCGGACCAAGAGGATGAGTCAGAGATAAAGACACAG AATAGTTTCATAAGACGAGTTAAAggggaaaatgtatttgtcaaaCATAGCAATCTGATGTTAGAG GGAACGGCAACTCCCGAGATGCTGGTGAAGCACCAGACCAATATAAGCGAGCTGAAGCGGTCGTTTTTGGAGACGGGGGTGGACGCCAGCGGGCTGACGGAGTGGGAGAAGCGCCTCTCCACCTCCCCCGTGCGCTCCACCAGGCTGGATGACGCCCCCATGATCGAGCCCCTCATGCCAGAGGAAGCTGCTCTGACGCTG ACCAAAGAGGGAGCAGAACCACTGCCTGATGAAGTCCTGGAGGTGACGACTACAACCACTAAG GATTCGGATGGGTGGGTTATTATAAACAAAGTCCCCACTAAGGTGGCAGAAAAGACAAACGTTGTCAGCTATAGAGTGGTGTCCATGACCACCGCTGTGTCCGAGGGCGTGGGCGAGGCCAGCCAACGCGTTCTTGACCAGCTGAAATCCAGAGAGGAAGAGCTGCGGCAGAAAAGCTACACCTTAGGGCTGACCCGTGACCCCTCTGGGAAGACCATCACTGCAAAGTCACCCGCTAGAGAGGTCCCTGTGAAGTCTCCCGCTAGAGAGGTCCCAGCAAAGTCTCCCGCTAGAGAGGTCCTGGTTAAGTCTCCCGCTAGAGAGGTCCCAGCAAAGTCTCCCGCTAGAGAGGTCCCTGTGAAGTCTCCCGCTAGAGAGGTCCCAGCAAAGTCTCCCGCCAAAGACGTCCCAGCAAAGTCTCCCGCCAAAGACGTCCCAGCAAAGTCTCCCGCCAAAGAGGTCATCATGACCTCTCCCACCAAAGAGGTCCCCACAAGGTCTTCCACTAGAGAGGTCCCCGTGAAGTCTCCTGCTGGAGAGGTGCCCGTGAAGTCTCCCGCCAAATATGTCATCATGATGTCTCCCCACAAGTCTCCAGCTGGAGAGGTCCCTGCAAAGTCCCCCACTAGAGAGGCCCCAGCAAAGTCTCCCGCTAGAGAGGCCCCAGCAAAGTCTCCCACTAGAGAGGCCCCAGCAAAGTCTCCCGCTAGAGAGGCCCCAGCAAAGTCTCCCGCTAGAGAGGCCCCAGCAAAGTCTCCCGCTAGAGAGGCCCCAGCAAAGTCTCCCGCCAAAGATGTCACAGTGACATCTCCCGCCAAAGACAGCGGACACCCCATCCAATCTCCCGAGGAGTTTCCGGCAGACCAGCCTGTGCTGACAACAAAGGTAATCTCTGCAAGGTTCAAGTTCCTTGAGCCCTCATCTCCAAGCAAGGAAGGGGTGACTGTCACTGCAAAAGAGGCAGAGTCTcgccctccctccgtctctgaTGCCCCGAAAGGCTCTGTGAGGACCGTGGTGACCATCAGCTCCAGCGGGGAGATAGCAGAGATGGGTCGACCTGGACTGAGCTTCCTGCAGAGGCCCCCGAGCCAGGAAGACCAGGCCACCAGCCCGGCCAAAGCTGAAGAGGGCATTAAGCTGAGCGTCGCCACAGCTCACTATGTGACCAAAACCTCTCCCACGTCCAGAGCGGTG CCTAAGCCTTCCTTCGAGGAGATGTCTCCCCAGCTTACTGCTCTGCTGGAGTCGGCCAGAGCGCAGTCCACCAGAATGGGAACCATGGCCACCTCCACGGCCCATAGTCACATTATATATGAG ACGTCTGAGAGGATGGAGGACACTGTACAGCAGGAGAAGGATCAGCCTATGGGTGTGCTGCAGGGGCTGAAGGAG TCTCCGCTGGTGAAGACCGAGACGGTGAGTTTCAGTAGTGGGAGGCaggaggagacggaggaggTCACCACCAAGGACGTGCCGGTGATCCACACGGAAACCAAAACCATCACGTACGAATCCTCACAG ggGGACAACAGTAACGACACTGACCCTGGGATCCTGATGAGTGCCCAGACTATCACCTCGGAAACCAGCAGCACTACCACCACCACGCACATCACCAAG ACTGTGAAAGGAGGCATCTCGGAAACACGGATCGAGAAGAGAATCGTCATCACTGGCGACTCGGACATCGATCACGACCAG GCGCTGGCTCAGGCCATTAAAGAAGCCAAAGAGCAGCACCCTGACATGTCAGTGACCAAAGTAGTGGTACACAAAGAGACAGAGATCACGCCCGAGGTcgaggaggggcaggagtga